The following are from one region of the Actinoplanes sp. L3-i22 genome:
- a CDS encoding ABC-F family ATP-binding cassette domain-containing protein, translating into MPATVVQLVAAGIRADRARLSGIDLAVSPGSRWGIVGENGRGKTTLLRILAGTLAPDAGTVRLNGTLGVADQELSFDPGDTVGTLVEAALSESRAALAALEAAARDLPGAADAYSRALDAAERLDAWDADRRVDLALQRLGAVTDRDRPLATLSVGQRYRIRLACLLGGAHDFLLMDEPTNHLDADGLDFLTEQLRSHPGGVVLVSHDRALLGDVATTILDLDPTMDGEAATYGGGFAGYQAGRSAALARWEQCYEEQVANRQRLSGALSEARNRLVTGWRPDKGVGRHKRATRAPGLVRSVHRRRDELHRNAVTAPVPPARLRMPELPERPGVTLLTADRITVRGRLRAPISLALESGSRLVVTGANGAGKSTLLAALAGRIGVDSGAVGWADGVRAGFLEQEFGAVFDGDRPRRDLSTGQRRRLDLAAVLAAEPHVLLLDEPTNHLSIALVDELTEALLHTPAAVVVATHDRQLRKDLGGWPELHLG; encoded by the coding sequence ATGCCTGCCACCGTTGTTCAGCTCGTCGCTGCCGGAATTCGCGCCGACCGGGCCCGTCTGTCCGGAATAGACCTCGCCGTCTCGCCCGGTTCCCGTTGGGGGATCGTCGGGGAGAACGGCCGCGGCAAGACCACCCTGTTGCGGATCCTGGCCGGGACGCTCGCCCCGGACGCCGGGACCGTGCGCCTCAACGGCACCCTCGGGGTCGCCGACCAGGAACTCTCCTTTGACCCCGGGGACACCGTGGGCACGCTCGTCGAGGCGGCGTTGTCCGAGTCCCGGGCCGCGCTGGCCGCCCTGGAGGCGGCCGCCCGGGACCTGCCCGGCGCGGCCGACGCCTACTCCCGGGCGCTGGACGCGGCCGAGCGGCTCGACGCCTGGGACGCCGACCGGCGCGTCGACCTCGCCCTGCAGCGGCTCGGCGCGGTCACCGACCGGGACCGGCCACTGGCCACGCTCTCGGTCGGGCAGCGCTACCGGATCCGGCTGGCCTGCCTGCTCGGCGGGGCGCACGACTTCCTGCTGATGGACGAGCCGACGAACCATCTCGACGCGGACGGCCTCGACTTCCTGACCGAGCAGTTGCGGTCACATCCCGGCGGCGTGGTGCTGGTCAGTCACGACCGGGCGCTGCTCGGCGACGTCGCCACCACGATTCTCGACCTGGATCCCACCATGGACGGGGAAGCCGCGACATACGGTGGCGGGTTCGCCGGATATCAGGCCGGGCGAAGTGCCGCGCTGGCCCGCTGGGAACAGTGCTACGAGGAGCAGGTCGCCAACCGGCAGCGGCTTTCCGGCGCGCTCTCCGAGGCGCGGAACCGGCTCGTGACCGGCTGGCGGCCGGACAAGGGCGTCGGCCGGCACAAGCGGGCGACCCGGGCGCCGGGACTCGTCCGGTCGGTCCACCGCCGGCGGGACGAGCTGCACCGGAACGCGGTCACGGCGCCGGTGCCACCGGCCCGGCTCCGGATGCCGGAGCTGCCGGAACGGCCCGGGGTCACGCTGCTCACCGCGGACCGGATCACTGTGCGGGGGCGGTTGCGGGCGCCGATCTCGCTGGCGCTGGAGTCCGGGTCACGGCTGGTGGTCACCGGTGCGAACGGGGCCGGCAAGTCGACGCTGCTCGCCGCGCTGGCGGGGCGGATCGGGGTGGACTCCGGTGCGGTCGGGTGGGCTGACGGCGTACGCGCAGGATTTTTGGAGCAGGAGTTCGGCGCGGTTTTTGATGGTGATCGGCCGCGCCGCGACCTGTCCACCGGGCAGCGGCGGCGTCTGGACCTCGCCGCGGTGCTGGCGGCGGAGCCGCACGTGCTGCTGCTGGACGAGCCGACCAACCACCTGTCGATCGCGCTGGTCGACGAGCTGACCGAGGCCTTGCTGCACACGCCGGCCGCGGTGGTCGTCGCGACCCACGACCGGCAGCTGCGTAAGGACCTCGGTGGCTGGCCCGAGCTGCATCTCGGCTAG